In Streptomyces sp. NBC_00569, a single genomic region encodes these proteins:
- a CDS encoding MalY/PatB family protein, protein MPSDRDPSIINPLEQLTIDQLRARTSMKWTTFPADVLPLWVAEMDVPLAEPVAARLHEAVEAGDTGYPSGRAYARALQSFAADRWGWRGFEAEQTAIVPDVMMGIVEALRLITSSGDAVVVCPPVYPPFYAFVTHADRRVIEAPLGPDGRLDMETLRAAFASAQRVSARTVLLLANPHNPTGTVHTRAELVAVAALARSFGVRVVSDEIHAPVVLPGAEFVPYLTVPGAEDAFALHSASKAWNLAGLKAALLVAGPHAVDDLHRLPEEVSHGPSHVGILAHTAAFEKGRPWLDALLRGLDTNRALLADLVAERLPGLALMWPEATYLAWLDCRALGLHTTSPTAAAPVVSDIAGPARLFLDRARVALSSGHVFGSGGAGFVRINYATSSAMLREAVDRMAAAVSALEAP, encoded by the coding sequence ATGCCATCCGACAGGGATCCGTCGATCATCAACCCGCTCGAACAGCTGACGATCGACCAGTTGCGGGCCCGGACCAGCATGAAGTGGACCACCTTTCCCGCCGACGTCCTGCCCCTCTGGGTGGCCGAGATGGACGTGCCGCTCGCCGAGCCGGTCGCGGCCCGGCTGCACGAGGCCGTCGAAGCCGGCGACACCGGCTATCCCAGCGGCCGTGCCTACGCCCGTGCCCTCCAGTCGTTCGCCGCGGACCGCTGGGGATGGCGGGGCTTCGAGGCCGAGCAGACCGCCATCGTCCCCGACGTGATGATGGGCATCGTCGAGGCGCTACGGCTGATCACGTCTTCGGGCGACGCCGTGGTGGTGTGCCCGCCCGTCTACCCACCGTTCTACGCCTTCGTCACCCACGCCGACAGAAGAGTGATCGAGGCGCCGCTCGGACCCGACGGCCGACTCGACATGGAGACGCTCAGGGCGGCGTTCGCCTCGGCCCAGCGCGTCTCGGCGCGAACCGTCCTGCTGCTGGCCAATCCGCACAACCCCACCGGAACGGTCCACACGAGGGCCGAACTCGTCGCGGTCGCCGCTCTGGCCAGGTCCTTCGGAGTGCGAGTCGTCTCGGACGAGATCCACGCACCCGTGGTCCTGCCCGGCGCGGAGTTCGTCCCCTACCTGACCGTCCCCGGCGCCGAGGACGCGTTCGCCCTGCACTCCGCGTCGAAGGCCTGGAATCTCGCCGGCCTGAAGGCGGCGCTGCTGGTGGCCGGACCGCACGCCGTCGACGACCTGCACCGACTTCCGGAGGAGGTCAGCCACGGGCCCAGCCATGTCGGCATCCTCGCCCACACCGCCGCCTTCGAGAAGGGGCGGCCCTGGCTGGACGCGCTGCTGCGTGGTCTCGACACCAACCGTGCGCTACTCGCCGACCTCGTGGCCGAGCGCCTTCCCGGGCTCGCCCTGATGTGGCCGGAGGCGACGTATCTCGCCTGGCTCGACTGCCGCGCCCTCGGCCTCCACACGACGTCCCCGACGGCTGCAGCTCCCGTGGTCAGTGACATCGCCGGCCCCGCCCGGCTGTTCCTCGACCGGGCGCGGGTCGCGCTGAGCTCGGGGCACGTGTTCGGCAGCGGCGGCGCCGGGTTCGTACGGATCAACTACGCCACCTCTTCGGCGATGCTCCGCGAAGCGGTGGACCGCATGGCCGCCGCGGTGTCCGCCCTCGAAGCGCCCTGA
- a CDS encoding glycoside hydrolase family 3 protein — protein MPSVRTGQPSSVLLTLADQVLQPGFHGTVAPDWIRRRLGDGLRSLLLFGPNIRDRAQTAALTDALRAENPDVLIAVDEEGGDITRLEATTGSSYPGNLALGTIDDTAVTTAVARSIGAELRAVGIDLDYAPDADVNSNPDNPVIGTRSFGADPALAARHTAAWIRGLQSAGTAACAKHFPGHGDTDKDSHTDLPVVAMDADRIAELALPPFRAALAAGARAVMTAHLLIPAHDAEHPATVSPRLVTGLLREELGFDGLVVSDAVEMRAVRARYGLTGAAVRALAAGVDLVCLGNTSGEAEFTALRTAIAQAVERGELPEERLAEAAHRTAGFTAWQRDLAKTAAVAPPDRELGLTAARRALRLTPPGAPALPLKKAPVLVEFGIPGTVVQGDGVPWGLGSALSSLLPGTVRVALPAVAPYDDARTHSIVAQAAGRPLVIAVRDAHRRPAVGDWLRALLTRRPDAIIVELGFPRPGVGGAVRIDTHGAARVCGQAAAEALAGRTLPHT, from the coding sequence ATGCCGTCCGTCCGCACCGGCCAGCCCTCCAGCGTGCTGCTGACCCTCGCCGACCAGGTGCTGCAGCCCGGCTTCCACGGCACCGTCGCCCCCGACTGGATCCGCCGCCGGCTCGGCGACGGGCTGCGCTCGCTCCTCCTCTTCGGCCCCAACATCCGAGATCGCGCGCAGACCGCCGCGCTCACCGATGCCCTGCGCGCCGAGAACCCTGACGTACTGATCGCCGTCGACGAGGAAGGCGGCGACATCACCCGCCTCGAGGCGACGACCGGCTCCTCCTATCCCGGCAACCTCGCCCTCGGCACCATCGACGACACCGCGGTGACCACTGCCGTCGCCCGCTCGATCGGCGCCGAGCTGCGTGCCGTCGGCATCGACCTCGACTACGCACCCGACGCCGACGTCAACTCCAACCCCGACAACCCGGTCATCGGCACCCGCTCCTTCGGCGCGGACCCGGCACTGGCCGCCCGGCACACCGCTGCCTGGATCCGCGGACTGCAGAGCGCGGGAACCGCCGCGTGCGCGAAACACTTTCCCGGCCACGGAGACACCGACAAGGACTCCCACACCGACCTGCCCGTTGTCGCCATGGACGCCGACCGGATCGCCGAACTGGCCCTGCCGCCCTTCCGCGCCGCCCTGGCCGCCGGCGCCCGAGCGGTGATGACCGCTCACCTCCTCATCCCCGCCCACGACGCCGAACACCCGGCCACCGTGAGCCCGCGCCTGGTCACGGGACTGCTCCGGGAAGAGCTGGGATTCGACGGACTCGTCGTCAGCGACGCCGTCGAAATGCGGGCCGTCCGCGCCCGCTACGGACTGACCGGGGCCGCCGTCCGCGCGCTGGCCGCGGGCGTGGACCTCGTCTGCCTCGGCAACACATCGGGCGAGGCCGAGTTCACCGCCCTGCGCACCGCCATCGCGCAGGCGGTGGAGCGCGGCGAGCTCCCGGAGGAGCGGCTGGCCGAAGCCGCCCACCGCACGGCCGGCTTCACCGCCTGGCAACGCGACCTGGCCAAGACCGCTGCCGTCGCGCCGCCGGACCGGGAGCTGGGACTAACGGCCGCCCGCCGTGCCCTTCGCCTCACCCCACCCGGCGCACCCGCACTGCCTCTGAAGAAGGCCCCCGTCCTGGTCGAGTTCGGCATCCCCGGCACCGTCGTCCAAGGAGACGGCGTTCCGTGGGGCCTGGGCTCCGCCCTCTCCTCGCTCCTGCCCGGGACGGTGCGTGTCGCCCTGCCCGCAGTCGCCCCCTACGACGACGCCCGGACCCATTCGATCGTGGCCCAGGCCGCAGGCCGACCGCTGGTCATCGCCGTTCGCGACGCACACCGCCGTCCCGCCGTGGGCGACTGGCTTCGCGCGCTGCTCACCCGCCGTCCCGACGCGATCATCGTGGAACTCGGCTTCCCACGCCCCGGCGTGGGCGGAGCCGTCCGCATCGACACACACGGAGCCGCCAGGGTCTGCGGACAGGCCGCCGCGGAGGCCCTCGCCGGACGGACACTGCCCCACACCTGA
- a CDS encoding glycoside hydrolase family 3 N-terminal domain-containing protein → MLRRYEDQVKVLLDQMTTAEKLGQLQQLTWTGETGPGGGQTAHIEAAARAGLLGSVLNIHGAAHTNALQRMAVEESRLGIPLLFGLDVIHGFWTTFPIPLAQAASFDPEVARRDAEVSAAETRSNGVRWTFSPMMDVTHEPRWGRIAEGCGEDPYVNAAFAVAKVRGYQGADDGGELTEGERIAACAKHFVAYGGAEGGRDYNTVDVSEQRLRNHYLPPFKAAVDAGVATVMAAFNTVAGVPAHGNPHTMNTILKEEWGFDGFVVSDYTGVEELVAHGFAEDGADAARLAFGAGLDMEMVSTNVTEHGERLVADGLIGESRLDDAVTRILRLKFALGLFDQPYTDEAAEIAGPTPAAREAARAAGARSTVLLKNDDGVLPLERTTPSIAVVGPLANSTDLHGTWAGPGGFRLPSVSILDAVRTAAPGARVTHAGDDIAAAVAAAQGAEVTVVVVGEPPALSGEAAVRSDIALPRGQEELIAAVAATGKPYAVVLLNGRPLTIGGWLDTAPAVLEAWHPGIEAGHAVADVLFGTVNPGGKLPVTFPRSVGQIPVYYNHENTGRPAHVPGADPKFVSKYLDLDESPQLPFGYGLSYTTFTTGAPELLRDEITRDELAAGETLEVTVTVTNTGDRVGDEVVQLYIHDVAASVAQPVRRLRGFERVTLEPGESTTVRFRLGAEDLGFWTNDPAGTYVVESGRIDVYAGTSSTARARCTLRIL, encoded by the coding sequence ATGCTTCGACGGTATGAGGACCAGGTCAAGGTACTTCTCGACCAGATGACGACCGCCGAGAAGCTGGGTCAGCTGCAGCAGCTGACCTGGACCGGTGAGACGGGGCCCGGTGGCGGCCAGACCGCGCACATCGAGGCGGCGGCGCGCGCCGGTCTGCTCGGCTCGGTGCTCAACATCCATGGCGCGGCGCACACCAACGCGCTGCAGCGGATGGCCGTCGAGGAGTCCCGGCTCGGCATCCCGCTGCTGTTCGGCCTCGACGTCATCCACGGCTTCTGGACCACGTTCCCGATCCCGCTGGCCCAGGCGGCGTCCTTCGACCCGGAGGTGGCCCGCAGGGACGCCGAGGTGTCCGCGGCGGAGACCCGCTCGAACGGAGTGCGCTGGACGTTCTCGCCGATGATGGACGTCACCCATGAGCCGCGCTGGGGCCGCATCGCCGAGGGCTGCGGCGAGGATCCTTACGTCAACGCCGCCTTCGCGGTGGCCAAGGTCCGCGGCTACCAAGGCGCCGACGACGGCGGCGAGTTGACGGAGGGAGAGCGCATCGCGGCGTGTGCCAAGCACTTCGTCGCCTACGGCGGTGCGGAGGGCGGCCGCGACTACAACACGGTCGATGTCTCCGAGCAGCGGCTGCGCAACCACTACCTGCCCCCCTTCAAGGCCGCCGTGGACGCGGGCGTGGCCACGGTGATGGCAGCGTTCAACACGGTGGCGGGCGTACCGGCACACGGCAACCCGCACACCATGAACACGATCCTCAAGGAGGAGTGGGGCTTCGACGGGTTCGTCGTCAGCGACTACACGGGTGTCGAGGAACTCGTCGCGCACGGCTTCGCCGAGGACGGTGCCGACGCGGCTCGCCTCGCCTTCGGCGCCGGGCTCGACATGGAGATGGTCTCCACCAACGTGACCGAGCACGGCGAGCGGCTCGTGGCCGACGGCCTGATCGGCGAGTCCCGCCTCGACGACGCGGTCACGCGCATCCTGCGCCTCAAGTTCGCCCTCGGCCTGTTCGACCAGCCGTACACCGACGAGGCCGCCGAGATCGCCGGTCCGACGCCGGCCGCGCGTGAGGCGGCGCGCGCCGCGGGTGCCCGGTCGACGGTGCTGCTCAAGAACGACGACGGTGTCCTCCCCCTGGAGCGCACCACACCCTCGATCGCGGTCGTCGGGCCGCTCGCGAACTCCACGGACCTGCACGGCACCTGGGCCGGTCCCGGCGGCTTCCGGCTCCCGTCCGTGAGCATCCTGGACGCGGTGCGCACGGCGGCGCCCGGCGCCCGCGTCACCCACGCCGGTGACGACATCGCGGCCGCGGTCGCCGCGGCGCAGGGGGCGGAGGTCACCGTCGTCGTGGTCGGTGAACCCCCCGCGCTCAGCGGCGAGGCGGCCGTGCGCAGCGACATCGCGCTGCCCCGCGGGCAGGAGGAGCTGATCGCCGCCGTCGCCGCGACCGGCAAGCCGTACGCCGTGGTGCTTCTGAACGGCAGGCCTCTGACGATCGGCGGCTGGCTGGACACCGCGCCCGCGGTCCTCGAGGCGTGGCACCCGGGCATCGAGGCGGGGCACGCCGTGGCGGACGTGCTGTTCGGCACGGTCAACCCCGGCGGCAAGCTGCCCGTGACCTTCCCGCGTTCGGTGGGCCAGATCCCGGTCTACTACAACCACGAGAACACCGGCCGCCCCGCCCATGTCCCGGGCGCCGACCCGAAGTTCGTCTCGAAGTACCTGGACCTTGACGAGAGCCCGCAGCTCCCGTTCGGGTACGGCCTGAGCTACACGACGTTCACCACCGGTGCCCCGGAGCTGCTGCGCGACGAGATCACCCGCGACGAGCTGGCGGCGGGCGAGACGCTCGAGGTCACGGTGACGGTCACCAACACCGGCGACCGTGTCGGCGACGAGGTGGTCCAGCTCTACATCCACGACGTCGCGGCGAGCGTGGCCCAGCCGGTGCGCCGGCTGCGCGGCTTCGAGCGGGTGACGCTGGAGCCGGGCGAGAGCACCACGGTCCGCTTCCGGCTCGGCGCCGAGGACCTCGGCTTCTGGACGAACGACCCGGCAGGGACGTACGTCGTGGAGAGCGGCCGCATCGACGTCTACGCGGGGACGAGCTCGACGGCGCGGGCCCGCTGCACACTGCGCATTCTCTGA
- a CDS encoding sulfatase family protein translates to MTDPMHVQGRRPVRRPNIILMMTDDHAVPAIGAYGSVINRTPAVDRLAAEGMRFDNAFCTNSICSPARATLLTGAYSHVHGMTTLEQPGQKFDARQPSFPEMLQAAGYQTAIVGKWHLGHGGVSDPCGFDHWEILPEHGQYHDPTFLTADGENEYRGYVTDIITDLALNWLDRRDPERPFALLIQHKAPHRAFEPAERHRHLYEHEEIPAPATLHDDYANRAGAAAEGRMRMSDLLPQDLKMPVPEGLSEREEREWRYQRYIKEYLRVIAGLDENVGRVLHHLDVGGLADDTVVAYTSDHGFYLGEHGWFDKRFMYEPSLRIPLVVRWPGVVEPGSSCDELVANVDYAQTILDLAHVPAHERMQGRSLLPLLRGERPDDWRDAVYYRYFEHLDVCHGVQANYGIRTRTHKLIHYPGHGSGQVGASPRTRAPQWELFDLERDPDELHNRYDDPGYAQVVEDLTARLTALQLAYLDTPEHVSAEEPR, encoded by the coding sequence ATGACGGACCCGATGCACGTGCAGGGCCGCCGCCCCGTCCGGCGCCCCAACATCATCCTGATGATGACCGACGACCATGCGGTGCCGGCCATCGGCGCGTACGGCAGTGTCATCAACCGGACCCCGGCGGTGGACCGGCTCGCGGCCGAAGGCATGCGGTTCGACAACGCTTTTTGTACGAACTCGATCTGCTCGCCCGCCCGGGCGACGCTCCTCACCGGCGCGTACAGCCATGTGCACGGCATGACGACGCTGGAGCAGCCGGGGCAGAAGTTCGACGCGCGTCAGCCGTCGTTCCCCGAGATGTTGCAGGCGGCGGGCTATCAGACGGCGATCGTCGGCAAGTGGCATCTGGGGCACGGTGGCGTCAGTGACCCGTGCGGCTTCGACCACTGGGAGATCCTCCCGGAGCACGGGCAGTACCACGACCCCACGTTCCTGACCGCCGACGGTGAGAACGAGTACCGCGGCTACGTCACCGACATCATCACCGACCTGGCCCTGAACTGGCTGGACCGGCGGGATCCGGAGCGGCCGTTCGCGCTGCTGATCCAGCACAAGGCGCCGCACCGCGCCTTCGAGCCGGCCGAGCGCCATCGTCACCTGTACGAGCACGAGGAGATTCCCGCCCCGGCCACGCTCCACGACGACTACGCGAACCGGGCCGGGGCAGCGGCCGAGGGGCGTATGCGGATGTCAGACCTGCTGCCGCAGGACCTCAAGATGCCGGTGCCCGAGGGGCTTTCGGAGCGGGAGGAGCGGGAGTGGCGCTATCAGCGCTACATCAAGGAGTATCTGCGGGTGATCGCCGGGCTCGACGAGAACGTGGGCCGTGTCCTGCACCATCTCGATGTCGGCGGGCTGGCGGACGACACCGTGGTCGCGTACACCTCCGACCACGGTTTCTATCTGGGTGAACACGGCTGGTTCGACAAGCGGTTCATGTACGAGCCGTCACTGCGCATCCCGTTGGTCGTGCGCTGGCCGGGCGTGGTGGAGCCGGGGTCGTCGTGCGACGAGCTGGTGGCGAACGTCGACTACGCGCAGACCATCCTCGACCTGGCCCATGTGCCCGCGCACGAGCGGATGCAGGGCAGGAGTCTGCTGCCGCTCCTGCGAGGCGAGCGGCCGGACGACTGGCGTGACGCCGTCTACTACCGCTACTTCGAGCATCTGGACGTGTGTCATGGCGTGCAGGCCAATTACGGGATCCGCACCCGGACGCACAAGTTGATCCATTACCCGGGCCACGGTTCGGGGCAGGTCGGGGCGTCGCCGCGGACCCGTGCGCCGCAGTGGGAGCTGTTCGATCTGGAGCGGGATCCGGACGAGTTGCACAACCGGTACGACGACCCCGGGTACGCGCAGGTCGTCGAGGACCTCACGGCGCGGCTCACCGCGCTGCAACTGGCGTACCTGGACACACCGGAGCACGTGAGCGCCGAGGAGCCGCGATGA
- a CDS encoding endonuclease/exonuclease/phosphatase family protein, translated as MADLGIPTAGDGLHVMSLNLQVHWDNPPHTWPERRQTVADLLRRARPHLIGTQEGLRHQVLDVEAALGEYGGGHGWIGEGREGGDDGEFMAIFYDRRRLTPLTHGHFWLSGTPDIPASNTWGGGCPRMVTWVHFRDLATGGELFAANTHFDHASAHARERSAALLAERLSALAPDLPTIVTGDFNTPAGPNSPPYTRLLADTGLTDAWDTAEERGPDLGTFHDYRPPVPGGERIDWILVSRGVRVRSAHANTFAPGGRFPSDHLPIEAVLHTAPRPSPEDHTP; from the coding sequence ATGGCCGACCTCGGGATTCCGACGGCCGGGGACGGACTGCACGTCATGAGCCTCAACCTGCAGGTCCACTGGGACAACCCGCCCCACACCTGGCCCGAACGCAGACAGACGGTCGCCGACCTGCTGCGCCGCGCACGTCCCCACCTCATCGGCACCCAGGAGGGCCTGCGGCACCAAGTCCTCGACGTCGAGGCCGCCTTGGGCGAGTACGGTGGCGGCCACGGCTGGATCGGCGAGGGCCGGGAGGGAGGTGACGACGGCGAGTTCATGGCCATCTTCTACGACCGCCGGCGCCTGACCCCCCTGACACACGGTCACTTCTGGCTCTCCGGCACACCGGACATCCCGGCCTCCAACACCTGGGGCGGCGGCTGCCCCCGCATGGTCACCTGGGTCCACTTCCGCGACCTGGCCACGGGCGGAGAGCTGTTCGCCGCCAACACCCACTTCGACCACGCGAGCGCCCACGCCCGAGAACGCTCCGCGGCCCTGCTCGCCGAGCGGCTCAGCGCTCTCGCGCCGGACCTCCCGACCATCGTCACCGGCGACTTCAACACCCCGGCGGGACCGAACAGCCCGCCCTACACCCGCCTGCTCGCCGACACGGGTCTGACGGACGCCTGGGACACGGCCGAGGAACGCGGCCCGGACCTGGGCACCTTCCACGACTACCGGCCCCCGGTCCCTGGCGGCGAGCGCATCGACTGGATCCTCGTCTCGCGCGGCGTCCGGGTCCGCTCGGCACACGCCAACACCTTCGCGCCCGGCGGCCGCTTCCCGAGCGACCACCTGCCGATCGAGGCTGTTCTGCACACCGCACCCCGACCGTCCCCGGAGGACCACACCCCATGA
- a CDS encoding glucoamylase family protein, with product MKRRTFLATAAGASTALALGATGTAAGADTDALLRRWFRDTYRSIEALTTDFGLTADTMDVTASRLTPSVNTSPTNIGCGLWATVAAGGLGVIDATTMHRRLARTVGAVERLERAHGFWLNWYDAYTGETLTSWPGSGDPVDPFLSSVDNAWLVTGLRLAADADAELRPRVARLLADADWSFYYTPYDAADPAANPGQLHGGYSTATETFTPHWYGALNTEPRMASYLGIADGSLPGEHYWHTFRTLEPGAEQDQQPEGEWVTVDGVRLWRGHYTYRGRKIVPSWGGSMFEALMVPLFVPEAAWSPGAWGLNHQRYVRSQIEHGMVEEAYGYWGFSPADVPAGGYATYGVDALGMAVDGYTSGGVVTPHASFLAMPFARDEAVTNLQRIARDFGAYEDGLGFRDSVDVNTGRVSDHVLALDQGMIAAALAQVLKPGLLQGPFRSGGFARRVRPLLAKENFGT from the coding sequence ATGAAACGCCGCACCTTCCTCGCCACCGCAGCAGGCGCGTCCACCGCCCTCGCTCTCGGCGCCACCGGCACGGCCGCCGGCGCCGACACCGACGCCCTGCTGCGCCGCTGGTTCCGCGACACGTACCGCTCCATCGAAGCCCTGACCACCGACTTCGGCCTGACCGCCGACACGATGGACGTCACCGCGAGCAGGCTCACGCCGTCCGTCAACACCTCACCGACCAACATCGGTTGCGGGCTGTGGGCAACGGTCGCGGCCGGCGGGCTCGGGGTCATCGACGCCACGACGATGCACCGCCGCCTCGCCCGCACGGTCGGCGCCGTCGAACGGCTTGAGCGCGCCCACGGATTCTGGCTCAACTGGTACGACGCCTACACCGGCGAGACCCTCACTTCGTGGCCGGGCAGCGGCGACCCGGTCGACCCGTTCCTGTCATCCGTCGACAACGCGTGGCTGGTCACGGGCCTGAGGCTTGCCGCCGACGCCGACGCGGAGCTGCGCCCACGCGTGGCACGGCTGCTCGCGGACGCCGACTGGTCGTTCTACTACACGCCGTACGACGCCGCGGATCCGGCGGCCAACCCCGGCCAGCTGCACGGCGGGTACTCCACGGCCACCGAGACCTTCACCCCACACTGGTACGGCGCGCTCAACACCGAGCCACGCATGGCCAGTTACCTCGGTATCGCCGACGGCTCGCTGCCCGGCGAGCACTACTGGCACACCTTCCGCACCCTGGAGCCGGGCGCCGAGCAGGACCAGCAGCCCGAGGGTGAGTGGGTCACGGTCGACGGTGTGCGGCTGTGGCGCGGGCACTACACGTATCGGGGCCGCAAGATCGTCCCCTCCTGGGGCGGATCGATGTTCGAGGCCCTGATGGTGCCGCTGTTCGTACCGGAGGCCGCGTGGTCACCGGGCGCGTGGGGGCTCAACCACCAGCGCTACGTCCGCAGTCAGATCGAGCACGGCATGGTCGAGGAGGCCTACGGCTACTGGGGCTTCTCCCCTGCCGACGTCCCCGCGGGCGGCTATGCCACCTACGGCGTGGACGCCCTCGGCATGGCGGTCGACGGCTACACCTCCGGCGGCGTCGTCACTCCGCACGCTTCCTTCCTCGCGATGCCGTTCGCGCGCGACGAGGCGGTCACCAACCTGCAGCGCATCGCCCGGGACTTCGGGGCGTACGAGGACGGGCTGGGCTTCCGCGACTCGGTCGACGTGAACACGGGCCGGGTCAGCGACCACGTGCTCGCGCTGGACCAGGGCATGATCGCGGCGGCGCTCGCCCAGGTGCTCAAGCCGGGGCTGCTGCAAGGCCCGTTCCGCAGCGGAGGGTTCGCGCGACGCGTGCGGCCGCTGCTGGCGAAGGAGAACTTCGGAACATGA
- a CDS encoding alpha-amylase family glycosyl hydrolase translates to MTPRRPATEWLTDAVLYQIYPQSFADSDGDGIGDFAGAEARLDHLAWLGVNTVWFNPCFASPFRDAGYDVSDYLTVAPRYGTNDDLVRLVDAARSRGIRVLLDLVAGHTSDEHAWFKASADDPSDQRYIWADTETAPPGFVASPGTRPGFYQPNFFESQPALNFGHARTNTDEPWRLPVDAEGPRANRRALRDIMDHWLSLGLSGFRVDMAASLVKDDPGHVETAKLWRELRGWLDDSHPHAALLSEWGDPAISVPAGFHADFFLQFGSANDGLYLRSLWNNFAGTVSDPWTPQTPYFDASGEGSARTFIDGWREARDAVGDAGFIALPTANHDFSRLACGPRAAEQLPAAFAFQLTWPTLPAIYYGDEIGMRYVPGLPDHEGSRLGPRYNRAGSRTPMQWDDTPNAGFSTAPADRLYLPVDPDANRPTVAAQQADPDSLLNLVRRLIALRRATPDLGPAGSTEVLHDGYPLAYVRGGRYLVVVNPSGQHADTAAPKDTATPVVASGVTVSGGRISADGFGYGIFEL, encoded by the coding sequence ATGACCCCTCGCCGCCCCGCCACCGAGTGGCTCACCGACGCCGTCCTCTACCAGATCTACCCGCAGTCCTTCGCCGACTCCGACGGCGACGGCATCGGCGACTTCGCCGGTGCCGAGGCCAGGCTGGACCACCTGGCCTGGCTCGGCGTGAACACCGTCTGGTTCAACCCGTGCTTCGCCTCGCCGTTCCGGGACGCCGGCTACGACGTCAGCGACTACCTCACCGTCGCCCCGCGCTACGGCACCAACGACGACCTGGTCAGGCTCGTCGACGCCGCCCGCAGCCGCGGCATCCGCGTCCTGCTCGACCTGGTCGCGGGCCACACCTCCGACGAACACGCCTGGTTCAAGGCGTCGGCGGACGACCCCTCCGACCAGCGCTACATCTGGGCCGACACCGAAACGGCGCCCCCCGGCTTCGTCGCCTCGCCCGGCACCCGCCCCGGCTTCTACCAGCCCAACTTCTTCGAGTCGCAGCCCGCGCTCAACTTCGGTCACGCCCGCACGAACACGGACGAACCCTGGCGCCTGCCCGTCGACGCCGAAGGACCCCGCGCCAACCGCCGAGCCCTGCGCGACATCATGGACCACTGGCTCTCCCTCGGCCTGTCCGGCTTCCGCGTCGACATGGCCGCATCGCTGGTCAAGGACGACCCGGGCCACGTCGAGACCGCCAAACTGTGGCGGGAACTGCGCGGCTGGCTCGACGACAGCCACCCGCACGCGGCACTCCTGTCCGAATGGGGCGACCCGGCGATCTCCGTCCCGGCAGGCTTCCACGCCGACTTCTTCCTCCAGTTCGGCTCCGCGAACGACGGCCTGTACCTGCGCTCCCTGTGGAACAACTTCGCCGGCACGGTCAGCGACCCCTGGACGCCGCAGACCCCGTACTTCGACGCGTCGGGCGAAGGCTCCGCGCGGACCTTCATCGACGGCTGGCGCGAGGCCCGCGACGCCGTCGGCGACGCCGGCTTCATCGCCCTGCCCACCGCCAACCACGACTTCTCCCGCCTGGCCTGCGGGCCGCGCGCCGCCGAGCAGCTGCCCGCCGCCTTCGCGTTCCAGCTCACCTGGCCCACGCTGCCCGCGATCTACTACGGCGACGAGATCGGCATGCGCTACGTCCCCGGCCTGCCCGACCACGAGGGCAGCCGCCTCGGCCCCCGCTACAACCGGGCCGGCTCACGCACTCCCATGCAATGGGACGACACCCCCAACGCGGGCTTCTCCACCGCCCCCGCCGACCGGCTCTACCTGCCCGTCGATCCCGACGCGAACCGGCCCACCGTGGCAGCCCAGCAGGCCGATCCCGACTCCCTGCTGAACCTGGTCCGCCGCCTCATCGCGCTGCGCCGCGCCACCCCGGATCTCGGCCCCGCGGGCAGCACCGAGGTCCTGCACGACGGCTACCCACTGGCCTACGTCCGCGGCGGCCGCTACCTCGTCGTCGTCAACCCGAGCGGCCAACACGCGGACACAGCCGCCCCCAAGGACACCGCCACCCCCGTGGTGGCCTCCGGGGTCACGGTGAGCGGGGGCAGGATCAGCGCCGACGGCTTCGGCTACGGCATCTTCGAGCTGTAA